In Gossypium raimondii isolate GPD5lz chromosome 12, ASM2569854v1, whole genome shotgun sequence, a single window of DNA contains:
- the LOC105762421 gene encoding cation/H(+) antiporter 15, with translation MSTHRKDFVINGKYRIMFGGRKEFTICYNESKPISNTFWQSTNPVMNKLPIFLTQLSLLIVITRVFIIILKPLRQPRFLSELLAGILLGPSVLGNLGWVANHITPFEASLFLETMANLGVTFYMFLVGLEMDITPLRKMGKTAFSVAIAGIIFPLIAGVGLHATILEHQTSVRAPEMGAYFWSIALSLTSFPDLARALSDHKLMYTELGKTALTAAAVCDLSCWSLLVVAVCIISGRKELHIAIPVMVCMASLWFVLRPFIRKIAKKISKRSKDAPIPDNHIYFILSLVLLSGFITELCGAHSMFGAFMLGLMIPGGKLGASIKDKVEEFIVGILLPPTFLIIGARTNFVFIFADVSIGMVLLVILLASLAKIVSTLLVCLYFKCPMRDGLALGVLMNTKGVLALIVLNEGRNMQGFDQQTFTWIMAAILLMTIITGPIVSWTHNSARHLRPYNHRNLERSKPDAPLRVLVCVHSTRNLPGLISLLQNSNATRNSPITVFAAHLVELTRASAMLIFHDKNKTMDTEINTTREKAEAEQIVSAFESFEKDNPAAAVQPLTVVSPYATMHEDVNNFSLDKFASIILIPYHKRPDGVGGWTDENIEHKQVNQNLLATSSCSIGLLVDRGLMGVSESQKDTQECHVAMFFIEGPDDREALAYAWRMAGNPRLILTLVRFVLGKDVSELGEGVEEDDHEIFTTIFEREKQKQLDDDYVNEFRFRTMHDQSIAYVEELVNSSDKIISIINTAYSDFNLYVVGRGHGKACPLTVGLSNWSDSPELGLLGEALVSSDFESPPSVLVVQQSAHLSTGSSKHNLLDTMQKIYE, from the exons ATGAGTACACACAGAAAAGATTTCGTAATCAATGGAAAGTATAGGATAATGTTCGGGGGGAGGAAAGAGTTTACTATATGTTACAATGAAAGCAAGCCTATATCCAACACATTCTGGCAATCAACAAACCCTGTCATGAATAAGCTTCCTATATTTCTGACCCAATTAAGTCTCCTCATTGTAATCACTCGTGTTTTTATAATTATCCTCAAACCACTTCGCCAACCTCGCTTTCTTTCCGAGCTTCTT GCTGGGATTCTGCTGGGTCCAAGCGTGCTGGGAAATCTAGGGTGGGTAGCAAATCATATTACTCCTTTCGAGGCGAGTTTGTTTCTGGAGACAATGGCCAACCTTGGGGTAACTTTCTATATGTTTCTGGTGGGGCTGGAGATGGACATAACCCCACTTCGAAAAATGGGGAAAACAGCCTTTAGCGTTGCCATTGCTGGTATTATTTTTCCCCTCATTGCAGGAGTGGGATTACATGCCACGATACTGGAACACCAGACAAGTGTACGCGCACCTGAGATGGGTGCATACTTCTGGTCCATTGCCCTTAGCCTTACCAGCTTTCCCGACCTGGCTCGAGCACTTTCAGACCATAAGCTCATGTACACGGAGCTTGGTAAAACCGCATTGACTGCAGCCGCTGTTTGTGACCTATCATGTTGGAGTCTTCTGGTGGTAGCTGTATGTATAATCAGTGGGAGAAAGGAATTGCACATTGCAATCCCAGTGATGGTGTGCATGGCAAGCTTGTGGTTTGTGTTACGACCATTTATCCGTAAGATAGCCAAAAAGATTTCCAAACGCAGCAAAGATGCACCGATTCCGGATAACCACATATATTTCATTCTATCACTGGTGCTCCTCTCGGGTTTCATCACAGAATTATGTGGTGCACATTCCATGTTTGGAGCTTTTATGCTTGGACTGATGATACCCGGTGGAAAGCTTGGGGCTAGCATCAAGGACAAAGTTGAAGAGTTCATAGTGGGGATTCTGTTGCCCCCCACATTCTTGATTATTGGCGCTAGAaccaattttgtttttatatttgcCGATGTTTCTATAGGAATGGTGCTCTTAGTTATACTTCTGGCTTCCCTTGCTAAGATTGTAAGTACTCTTCTTGTCTGCCTCTACTTCAAGTGCCCAATGCGGGACGGTTTGGCCCTTGGAGTCCTCATGAACACCAAAGGAGTTCTTGCGCTCATTGTTCTTAATGAAGGACGAAACATGCAG GGTTTCGACCAACAAACATTTACTTGGATTATGGCTGCCATCTTGCTCATGACCATCATTACAGGTCCGATAGTGAGTTGGACTCACAATTCTGCAAGGCATTTGAGGCCATACAATCATAGAAACTTAGAGAGAAGTAAACCAGACGCACCACTTCGAGTTCTTGTTTGCGTTCATTCCACTAGGAATTTGCCGGGCTTGATCAGTCTCTTGCAAAATTCGAATGCCACAAGAAATTCCCCAATTACTGTCTTTGCTGCTCATTTGGTTGAGCTCACAAGAGCATCTGCAATGCTGATTTTCCATGATAAGAATAAAACCATGGATACTGAAATCAATACCACTCGAGAAAAAGCCGAGGCTGAGCAGATTGTCAGTGCCTTTGAATCTTTTGAGAAAGACAACCCTGCGGCAGCTGTTCAGCCTCTAACAGTAGTGTCCCCTTACGCCACCATGCACGAGGATGTCAACAACTTTTCACTAGACAAGTTTGCCAGTATCATTTTGATCCCATATCACAAGCGACCTGATGGGGTTGGTGGATGGACAGATGAAAACATTGAGCATAAGCAAGTGAACCAAAACTTGTTAGCAACTTCCTCATGTTCCATTGGTTTACTTGTGGATCGTGGCCTAATGGGTGTTTCTGAATCGCAAAAAGACACGCAGGAGTGTCACGTTGCCATGTTTTTCATTGAGGGACCTGACGACCGGGAGGCCTTAGCTTATGCCTGGAGAATGGCGGGCAATCCACGCCTAATACTTACCTTAGTTCGATTCGTTTTAGGAAAAGATGTTTCAGAGTTGGGTGAGGGAGTGGAAGAAGATGATCATGAGATATTCACAACAATATTTGAAAGAGAGAAGCAGAAGCAGCTTGATGATGATTATGTGAATGAGTTCAGGTTCAGGACAATGCATGATCAATCTATAGCTTATGTGGAAGAACTAGTTAACAGTAGTGACAAGATCATATCCATCATAAATACTGCGTACAGTGATTTCAATTTGTATGTAGTAGGAAGAGGGCATGGTAAAGCATGTCCATTGACAGTAGGGCTATCCAACTGGAGTGATTCCCCAGAATTAGGGTTGCTCGGGGAGGCGTTAGTTTCATCAGATTTTGAATCACCACCTTCTGTTTTGGTTGTCCAGCAATCTGCTCATCTCTCAACTGGATCCAGTAAACACAATTTGTTAGATACGATgcagaaaatatatgaataa